The following proteins come from a genomic window of Paenibacillus spongiae:
- a CDS encoding S1C family serine protease encodes MRKNRLRLLCATAAGALLVTGSAMGAAQAAAPAHSLEAKLINGEVYVKASSLTKALGGTGTYNAKTGTYSYSSRDPIPDVIQNVSPSVVAIIGKPAGYEDRYALSHGTGVVWKADGWIVTNAHVVKDMKNIVVVMADGKQYEGKTTHADEASDLALVKVNATGLKPARFAASPLQLQVGEQVAAIGTPVSFTLRNTATTGILSGMNRSVSSAYKLLQTDAAINPGNSGGPLVNLKGEVIGINSLKFVSPGIESLGFSIPTDTVRYVMQHFFKYGKVNRASLGIELEESWAAIVGLPTTEPLRVTAVKAESASKAGLKAGDLLYTVAGKPVTSLVELNELLKAYLPGQQVEIVTQTGSKLTTRKLVLAQG; translated from the coding sequence ATGAGAAAGAATAGGCTGCGGCTGCTGTGCGCGACGGCTGCCGGAGCGCTGCTTGTGACCGGGAGCGCGATGGGTGCGGCGCAGGCTGCGGCCCCCGCGCATTCGCTCGAAGCGAAGCTCATTAACGGGGAAGTTTATGTCAAGGCAAGCTCGCTGACGAAAGCGCTGGGAGGAACGGGCACGTACAATGCGAAGACGGGAACGTATTCTTATTCGTCCCGCGACCCGATTCCGGATGTCATTCAGAACGTCTCGCCCTCCGTGGTGGCGATCATCGGCAAGCCGGCCGGCTACGAAGATCGGTATGCGCTTTCACACGGGACGGGCGTCGTCTGGAAGGCTGACGGCTGGATCGTGACGAACGCGCATGTCGTCAAGGACATGAAGAACATCGTAGTCGTCATGGCGGACGGCAAGCAGTATGAAGGCAAGACGACCCATGCAGACGAAGCAAGCGATCTTGCGCTGGTGAAGGTGAATGCGACCGGGTTGAAGCCGGCGCGGTTCGCGGCTTCACCGCTGCAGCTTCAGGTCGGGGAGCAGGTGGCGGCGATCGGGACCCCGGTCTCGTTCACGCTGCGCAATACCGCAACAACCGGCATCCTGAGCGGCATGAACCGGTCCGTCTCGTCGGCTTATAAACTGCTGCAGACCGACGCAGCGATCAATCCCGGGAACAGCGGCGGACCTCTGGTCAATCTAAAGGGAGAAGTGATCGGCATCAATTCGCTGAAGTTCGTCAGCCCCGGTATCGAGAGCCTCGGCTTCTCCATCCCGACGGATACGGTCCGGTATGTCATGCAGCATTTTTTCAAGTATGGCAAAGTTAACCGCGCCTCGCTCGGTATCGAGCTGGAGGAAAGCTGGGCCGCGATCGTCGGACTGCCGACGACGGAGCCGCTAAGGGTGACGGCAGTAAAGGCCGAATCGGCATCGAAGGCCGGACTTAAAGCGGGCGATCTGCTCTATACGGTGGCGGGGAAGCCGGTTACGTCCTTAGTTGAGCTGAACGAATTGCTCAAGGCCTACCTGCCCGGTCAGCAGGTCGAAATCGTAACGCAAACGGGAAGCAAGCTGACTACGCGCAAGCTTGTCCTAGCTCAAGGCTAA
- a CDS encoding Lrp/AsnC family transcriptional regulator — protein sequence MPNTTINEMPNVHIDEIDRKIISALLENARISYTDLAKEIGLSRVAVQARINTLIEEGVVERFTAVINPVKIGITVSAFFNVEVEPKSLQQVADRLAEEPSVTSLYLMTGPSKLHMHGLFRDNQEMELFMKEKLYPLEGITSVDSQVLITRYKSRMGMRL from the coding sequence ATGCCGAACACAACGATAAACGAAATGCCCAACGTTCACATTGACGAGATCGACCGCAAAATCATATCCGCCCTGCTCGAGAACGCGCGCATTTCCTATACCGATCTGGCGAAGGAAATCGGGCTCTCGCGAGTGGCCGTGCAGGCCCGAATCAATACGCTGATTGAAGAAGGCGTGGTGGAACGGTTTACCGCGGTCATCAACCCGGTCAAGATCGGCATTACCGTTTCCGCCTTTTTCAACGTGGAGGTCGAGCCGAAATCGCTGCAGCAGGTGGCCGATCGGCTTGCGGAGGAGCCTTCCGTTACCAGCCTGTATCTGATGACCGGCCCGAGCAAGCTGCATATGCATGGATTGTTTAGGGACAATCAGGAGATGGAATTATTCATGAAGGAGAAGCTTTACCCGCTGGAAGGCATTACGAGCGTCGATAGCCAGGTGCTCATTACGCGTTACAAGAGCCGCATGGGCATGAGGCTGTAG
- a CDS encoding chromate transporter produces the protein MPDPRIRNRYWQLTAAMIRTGILGYGGGPSVIPLIRYEAVTRYGWVKDEEFGDILAIANALPGPIATKIAAYLGYREKGWTGALLAMLAHILPSSAAMILLMSIVQLLSRSPVIAGMIAAVMPVIAVMIGMMAYEFGKRAHKGLGLVLGLAFFAAAFLLLEVVPLHPAVVIALFLAYGAIHYKVAERLRSRAHKRKSRKGEYTTWSG, from the coding sequence ATGCCGGACCCGCGCATTCGGAATCGCTATTGGCAGTTGACCGCCGCGATGATTCGGACCGGCATCTTGGGCTATGGCGGTGGTCCTTCGGTTATCCCGCTTATCCGCTACGAAGCCGTCACGCGTTACGGCTGGGTGAAGGATGAAGAGTTCGGCGATATTTTGGCCATCGCCAACGCGCTCCCCGGCCCCATCGCCACGAAAATCGCCGCCTATCTCGGCTACCGGGAGAAAGGGTGGACGGGGGCGCTGCTGGCTATGCTCGCTCATATCCTCCCTTCCTCCGCCGCCATGATTCTGCTCATGTCCATCGTGCAGTTGCTGAGCCGATCGCCGGTCATCGCAGGCATGATCGCGGCCGTGATGCCGGTCATCGCGGTCATGATCGGCATGATGGCTTATGAATTCGGCAAGCGCGCACATAAAGGGCTTGGCCTGGTGCTCGGCCTTGCCTTCTTCGCGGCCGCGTTCTTGCTTCTGGAGGTCGTCCCTCTTCATCCGGCTGTTGTCATTGCGCTATTCCTCGCCTACGGCGCCATCCACTATAAGGTGGCCGAACGATTGCGCAGCCGCGCCCATAAACGAAAAAGCCGCAAAGGGGAGTATACGACATGGAGTGGCTGA
- a CDS encoding chromate transporter gives MEWLKLIIGFFTANILGYGGGPASIPLMYREIVPHYGWLDDAQFSNMLALGNTLPGPIATKIAAYVGYDAAGLLGLLAALAATILPSAIALILLLRLLHKHRSSPVVKGMTLLVQPAIAVMMAVLAWQMISGAAASIGIWQSLGIAVAAFWAMAVKKYHPALVIIAAFAYGGLVLSHTI, from the coding sequence ATGGAGTGGCTGAAGCTTATCATCGGCTTTTTCACGGCGAATATCCTCGGTTATGGCGGCGGACCCGCTTCCATTCCGTTGATGTACCGGGAGATCGTCCCCCATTACGGATGGCTGGACGATGCGCAGTTCTCCAATATGCTGGCGCTCGGCAACACGCTTCCCGGCCCCATCGCCACCAAAATCGCCGCCTATGTCGGCTATGATGCCGCCGGACTTCTGGGTCTGCTCGCAGCGCTGGCCGCGACGATCCTCCCGTCTGCCATCGCGCTCATTCTGCTGCTCCGCCTGCTGCACAAACACCGCTCGTCGCCGGTCGTCAAAGGGATGACGCTGCTGGTGCAGCCGGCGATCGCGGTCATGATGGCCGTGTTGGCATGGCAGATGATTTCCGGCGCCGCCGCCTCCATCGGCATCTGGCAGTCGCTCGGCATCGCCGTCGCTGCTTTCTGGGCCATGGCCGTCAAGAAATACCATCCCGCCCTAGTCATCATCGCCGCTTTCGCTTACGGCGGCCTTGTGCTGTCGCATACGATATAA
- a CDS encoding stalk domain-containing protein, which yields MKKRLLVLFTALCLMIALVPAAVGAAAQPVVIQLTVGSPTVTINGASSTIQKPYQINGTTLVPLSVITKAFGAGLQLEKNKIITLAYNDTKVVLTIGSKQVLVNGKATTIAVEPKVVNNTTMVPLRVIAQSFGATITTSGKQITIVGFRAGGGETGGQTGNTGGINPDAGKTKVGDSYYGWSVNYPSDLSLSEQSDNGNVAVWSDANGNPSLIVTVVDVGQTYTREEVREHLLGYFAEDEFAVEKKTVDIGGLSFEKIVSRSRNGWFFEYRGIQKENRIYTIMSGVKAASRDALDKYQPLLDSFKLKFSKADASLKDITKVKDGFMVVSDRDYGLTVQLPADWGRDSKAPYPLFGNEDTFMEIHISSAKKDETAEQWMKKERAKLEAQYAPGYLRNIAESNQVLEDGKAAVLTLEYSFDKKNWSTSHDIYLIAGNHRYYVTLYYPSGSAAKAQSAFKQVLATLDFDIDYVEANFSEMEEEEGLESLTVTKTSKTYGYSIDIPQSWSGVDKDFEKDAVTYNGSYGTFSLGVYDDATVSGIQQSVQTVLTQNEDFKSRETRVIGTSQVTIAGQTATKIEAEALKSDHPLNSTFYIFEKNGRAYLLEFHINQANDTAAFRDLVDKILKSFKFTS from the coding sequence ATGAAGAAACGTCTACTTGTACTATTCACCGCACTATGCCTGATGATTGCGCTCGTTCCGGCCGCGGTAGGAGCGGCGGCCCAGCCCGTCGTCATCCAACTGACCGTTGGCAGCCCTACGGTCACGATCAACGGTGCATCTTCGACCATCCAGAAGCCGTATCAAATTAACGGCACGACGCTCGTTCCGTTAAGCGTCATCACCAAAGCGTTCGGAGCCGGGCTGCAGCTGGAGAAGAACAAAATCATCACGCTAGCTTACAACGATACGAAGGTCGTTCTGACGATCGGCAGCAAGCAGGTGCTCGTCAACGGGAAGGCAACGACGATCGCGGTCGAGCCGAAGGTTGTCAATAATACGACGATGGTGCCGCTGCGCGTCATCGCTCAGTCTTTCGGAGCGACCATCACGACAAGCGGCAAGCAAATCACAATCGTCGGCTTCCGTGCGGGCGGCGGCGAAACCGGCGGACAAACCGGCAATACCGGGGGAATAAATCCTGATGCCGGCAAGACGAAAGTCGGCGACAGCTATTACGGCTGGTCGGTCAACTACCCAAGCGACCTGTCTCTCTCGGAGCAGAGCGATAACGGCAACGTTGCCGTCTGGTCCGATGCGAACGGCAATCCGAGTCTTATCGTGACGGTCGTCGATGTCGGCCAGACATACACGCGCGAAGAGGTTCGCGAGCATCTGCTCGGCTACTTCGCCGAAGACGAGTTTGCGGTGGAGAAGAAGACGGTCGATATCGGAGGGCTCAGCTTCGAGAAGATCGTCAGCCGCAGCCGGAACGGCTGGTTCTTCGAGTACCGTGGCATCCAGAAGGAGAACCGGATCTATACCATCATGTCCGGGGTAAAGGCGGCGTCCCGCGACGCGCTGGACAAGTATCAGCCGCTGCTGGACAGCTTCAAGCTGAAGTTCAGCAAGGCGGATGCGTCGCTGAAAGACATCACGAAGGTGAAGGATGGCTTTATGGTCGTCTCCGACCGTGATTACGGCCTGACGGTCCAGCTGCCCGCGGACTGGGGACGGGATTCCAAGGCGCCTTATCCGCTGTTCGGGAACGAAGATACTTTCATGGAGATTCATATCTCTTCAGCGAAGAAGGATGAAACGGCGGAGCAATGGATGAAGAAGGAGCGCGCGAAACTGGAGGCGCAATATGCGCCGGGCTACTTGCGTAACATCGCAGAGTCGAACCAGGTGCTGGAAGACGGGAAGGCAGCCGTTCTGACGTTGGAATACAGCTTCGACAAGAAAAACTGGTCAACGTCGCACGACATTTATCTGATTGCCGGCAATCACAGATATTACGTGACTCTCTACTATCCATCCGGCAGTGCGGCGAAAGCGCAATCCGCCTTCAAACAGGTGCTGGCTACGCTTGACTTCGATATCGATTACGTGGAAGCGAACTTCAGCGAGATGGAGGAAGAAGAGGGACTGGAATCGCTGACGGTAACGAAGACCAGTAAGACATACGGATATTCGATCGATATCCCGCAGTCGTGGAGCGGAGTGGACAAAGACTTCGAGAAGGATGCCGTGACCTATAATGGCAGTTACGGTACTTTTAGTTTAGGCGTGTATGATGACGCTACTGTCTCTGGAATTCAACAGAGTGTTCAGACGGTTCTGACGCAGAACGAGGACTTTAAGAGCAGAGAGACGCGGGTAATCGGCACCTCTCAAGTCACCATAGCGGGCCAGACCGCGACGAAGATTGAAGCGGAGGCGCTTAAGAGTGACCATCCGCTCAATTCGACCTTCTATATCTTCGAGAAGAATGGCCGGGCCTATCTGCTGGAATTCCATATCAATCAGGCGAACGACACGGCTGCTTTCCGCGATCTCGTCGACAAGATTCTAAAATCGTTTAAATTCACATCGTAA
- a CDS encoding GNAT family N-acetyltransferase translates to MDDEDYFHTYVLENGEIYGAYRDRKLSAYTFLTYPKLSESNLGREFGVPEEELSQVAFLEGTVVHESVRGLGLQRYFHRLREQRAMENGCRYLYSTVHPNNHASIRNLESEGFTHQFTRPMYGGKPRHCYVKHL, encoded by the coding sequence ATGGACGATGAAGATTACTTTCATACCTATGTCCTCGAAAATGGCGAAATCTACGGTGCATACCGCGATAGGAAACTCTCCGCTTATACATTTTTGACATACCCCAAGCTTAGTGAAAGCAATCTCGGGAGGGAATTCGGGGTTCCGGAGGAAGAATTGTCCCAAGTGGCTTTCCTGGAGGGGACTGTCGTCCACGAATCCGTCCGCGGGTTGGGCTTGCAGCGGTATTTTCATCGATTACGCGAGCAGCGCGCCATGGAGAACGGCTGCCGTTACCTCTATTCGACGGTGCATCCGAACAATCATGCCAGCATACGAAACTTGGAGTCCGAAGGGTTTACCCACCAATTTACCCGTCCGATGTATGGAGGAAAGCCCCGGCATTGTTATGTGAAGCATTTATGA
- the ggt gene encoding gamma-glutamyltransferase, with protein sequence MEKNRSVIGSEAMVVSPHYLASSAGARILQKGGNAFDAAVAVSACLAVVYPHMTGLGGDSFWLAYRPQDGEVRGYNGSGRSGYRANIEAFRGCAAIPVRGVRSAVTVPGMVDAWCAIHAEYGRLDFAETLEAAIGYATEGFPLSNDQYVNTRAQAGILAAFQHTTSIYMPGGELPAAGARFVQPQLARSLREVAVGRREAFYKGTVAAEISRYLHQEGGLLTADDFADHAGEWVTPLSGTYRDRIVYQMPPNSQGFVGLMALHVLETFDFGCVEHGTHEYYQLMIEALKLSFRDRNAFLTDPAFAAIPLERLLSKPYAAGLASAIRMDGALPVDSVPAGNDTAYAAVVDREGNAVSFIQSLYFEFGSGVVAGDTGILLQNRGSFFSLDPLHVNCLQPGKRTFHTLMPAMAFRGGSLDMLYGTQGGEGQPQTQTAVFTRMADYGMDPRRAVDEPRFLWGRTWGEPSQELKLESRIDSSVAESLAEAGHCVRVVGAYDGVMGHAHAIMVGEFGFFQGGTDPRSDGAAIGW encoded by the coding sequence ATGGAGAAGAATCGTTCGGTCATCGGTTCGGAAGCAATGGTTGTCAGTCCGCATTACCTGGCCTCGTCGGCTGGTGCCCGCATCTTGCAGAAAGGCGGCAACGCTTTTGATGCGGCCGTTGCGGTCAGCGCTTGCCTGGCGGTCGTTTACCCTCATATGACGGGGCTCGGGGGAGACTCGTTCTGGCTTGCTTACCGGCCGCAGGATGGAGAAGTCAGAGGATATAACGGCAGCGGGCGTTCCGGGTACAGGGCGAATATCGAGGCGTTCCGCGGCTGTGCGGCGATACCGGTCCGCGGCGTGCGCAGCGCGGTGACCGTGCCTGGCATGGTCGATGCCTGGTGTGCCATTCATGCCGAATACGGGCGGCTGGACTTTGCCGAGACGCTGGAAGCGGCGATTGGCTATGCAACGGAAGGGTTCCCTCTCTCGAACGACCAGTATGTCAACACGAGGGCGCAAGCTGGAATATTGGCTGCGTTCCAGCATACTACCTCGATCTATATGCCGGGCGGGGAGCTGCCTGCGGCTGGCGCGAGGTTCGTGCAGCCGCAGCTCGCCCGGTCGCTACGCGAAGTGGCTGTCGGCCGAAGAGAAGCGTTCTACAAAGGAACGGTCGCGGCGGAAATCTCGCGTTATTTGCATCAGGAAGGCGGTCTGCTGACAGCCGACGATTTCGCCGATCATGCCGGGGAGTGGGTGACGCCGCTGAGCGGGACGTATCGGGACCGCATTGTGTATCAGATGCCTCCCAATTCGCAAGGCTTCGTCGGACTGATGGCGCTCCATGTCCTGGAGACGTTCGACTTCGGCTGCGTCGAGCATGGAACGCATGAATATTATCAGCTGATGATCGAGGCGCTGAAGCTGAGCTTCCGCGACCGCAATGCGTTCTTGACGGATCCGGCGTTTGCGGCGATCCCGCTGGAGCGGCTGTTGAGCAAACCGTATGCGGCCGGGCTCGCGTCCGCTATTCGCATGGATGGCGCATTGCCGGTCGACTCCGTGCCTGCTGGGAACGACACGGCATACGCGGCGGTAGTCGACCGGGAGGGCAACGCCGTCTCTTTTATCCAAAGTCTCTATTTTGAATTCGGCTCGGGCGTTGTGGCGGGCGACACGGGGATTTTGCTGCAAAACCGGGGGTCGTTCTTCTCGCTGGATCCTCTGCATGTCAATTGTCTGCAGCCGGGCAAGCGGACGTTCCATACGCTTATGCCTGCGATGGCTTTTCGCGGGGGGAGCCTCGATATGCTGTACGGCACGCAAGGCGGGGAAGGGCAGCCACAGACGCAAACGGCTGTTTTTACGCGAATGGCCGACTATGGCATGGATCCCCGGCGGGCGGTCGACGAGCCGCGTTTCTTATGGGGGCGTACATGGGGAGAGCCTTCGCAAGAGCTGAAGCTGGAGTCTCGCATCGATTCCTCGGTTGCGGAGTCGCTCGCCGAAGCCGGGCACTGCGTTCGCGTAGTCGGGGCATATGACGGCGTCATGGGTCATGCCCATGCGATCATGGTCGGCGAGTTTGGCTTCTTCCAAGGCGGAACGGATCCGAGAAGCGACGGTGCGGCGATTGGGTGGTGA